The window GCCCCGCAGGATCGGATGTGGCGACACCTCGAGGAAGACGCGGTGCCCGTCCGCGGCGGCGGCCGCCACGGCCTGCCGGAACCGCACCGGACGGCGCAGATGCGCGGCCCAGTACCCGGCGTCGAAGTCCGGTAATTCCCGCGGATCGGCCAGAACCGTGTCGTACCAAGGCACCGTCGGACGGCGGCCGCCCAGTTCGACGAGCGCCTCCCGGAGCGCGGGCAACACCGGGTCGACACGGGCGGAATGCCCGGCGACCTCGACCGGCAGCCGTCGCGCGGTCAACCCGGCGGCTTCGAGTTCCGCGACGAGCAGGTCGAGCACGGTCGCGTCCCCGGCCACGGTCAGCTGCCCCGGCGCGGATTCGACGGCGAGTTCGATGTCGGGGTACAGCTCCAGTTCCTCGGGCGCCAATTCGACCGCCGCCATCGCGCCACCCGGGCCGAGAGTGCCCAGGAGCCGGGCGCGGGTCGCGACCAGATGGACGGCCTCGTCGGGGGTGAGCACGCCGCTCACCACGGCGGCGGCCGCGGAGCCGAGCGAGTGCCCGACGACGGCCGAGGGCCGGACCCCGAGCGCTTCCCACTGGGCGGCCAGCGCGACCTGTATCCCGAAGATGGCCGTCTGGGTTTCGGGCAGGGACAGGGGATCCGTGCTGGTGAGCAGTGCCCGCAGCGAGCGGCCGGTGTGCTCGGTGAACAGGTCGTGCAACTTGTCGACCTGCGCGGCGAACGCGGGTTCGGCGCGCAAGAGTCCTTGCCCCATACCCGGCCACTGCGAGCCGTGACCGGAGAACACGAAGACCGGGCCGTCGGCGCTCCCCGCGGTGCCGGTGACGGCGCCCGCGGGCAGCGGATCGGCGCCGGAACCGACGGCGCGCAGCAGGACCGCCAGTTCGGCGGTGTCGCCCGCCACGACGGCGGCCCGGTGCGGTCCGCCGTTGTCACGCCGGGACAACGTGTGGGTGACGTCGGCGAGCGAAAGCGACGACGTGGAATCCAGCCAGTTCGCCAGCTGCGTCGCCCGTTCGGTGAGGCGGTCGCGGGTGCGGGCGGACAGCAGCCCGATCCGGACGTCGGCGCGATCCGGCACCGGTTCCAGCGCCGGCGCCTGTTCGAGCACGACGTGCGCGTTGGTCCCGCCGAACCCGAACGCCGACACTCCCGCCGTGGCGCGGCCGGAGTGGCGTGGCCACGGCGTCGGCTCGGTGACCACCTTCAGTCGCAGGTCGTCGAACGGGATGTGCGGATTGGGAGCGGTGAAGTGCAGCTGTGGCGGAAGTTCGTCCCTGGTCATCGCGAGGACGACCTTGATCAGCCCGGCGATCCCCGCGGCCGCCTCCGCGTGCGCGATGTTCGTCTTCACCGAGCCGATCAGCAGCGGGGCGTCGGCCGGGCGGTCCTTGCCGAGCACGGCGCCGAGCGAGCGGGCCTCGATCGGGTCACCGAGCAAGGTGCCGGTGCCGTGCGCCTCGACGTAGTCCACAGTGGACGGATCGAGCCGGGCGCCGTGGTACGCCGTGCGCAGCATGTCCTGCTGGGCGATGGGATTCGGAGCCGCCATCCCCTGTGACCGGCCGTCGGAGTTGACCGCGGTGGAGCGGATCACCGCCAGGACCCGGTCACCGTCGTACTCGGCGTCCGCCAGCCGCTTGAGCACGACGACGCCGCAGCCCTCGGCACGCGCGATACCGTCGGCCTCCGCGGCGAACGTCTTGCACCGCCCGTCCCCGGCGAGCAGGCCGGCGGCGGCGAACGCGGCGGTCGGACCGGGCAGCAGCATGAGGTTCACCCCGCCGGCCAAGGCCAGATCCGCCTCGCCGTCGCGCAGTGCTCGCACCGCGTGGTGCACCGCGACCAGCGACGAGGAGCAGGCGGTGTCCACCGCCATACTCGGCCCGCGCAGGTCGTAGACGTAGGAGAGCCGGTTGGCCGCGATGCTCCCGGCCGCACCGGTCGCGGTCCAGAGATCGACGCCTCCGCGCGACATCGTGAGATGCCCGTAGTCGTGGGTCGAGATCCCGGTGAACACGCCGGTCCGGCTGCCGCGCAGGGAGGCCGGGGCGATCCCCGCGTGTTCGAGCGCGGCCCAGGCGACCTCCAGCAGCATCCGCTGTTGCGGGTCCATCGTGGACGCCTCGCGCGGGGTGATGCCGAAGTGGTCGGCGTCGAAACCGGCCACGTCGTCGAGGAAGCCGCCGACGATCGGGGCCGCGTCGGCGTCCCATCGGCCGGGTGGTGCGGTCCGGACGGCGTCCCGTCCGCTGCGCAGCAGATCCCAGAACTCGTCGAGGCCGTCCGCGCCCGGCCAGCGGCAGCCGAGGCCGACGACGGCGATCGGGTCGGTCCGGCGACGGTCGGTGCCCGTCTGCTCCGGTTCGGGCTCCGTGCCGCCGGTGAGCGAGCGGGCAAGGTGATCGATGGTCGGGCTTTCCCACAGCAGCGTGGCCGGAAGCGGGGTGCCGAGCAGTTCTTCGAGGTCGGCGGCGATGCCGACGGCCTGGCGGGAGGACAGGCCGTAGTCGCTGAGCGGGCGGTCGGCTTCGAGCCGGGCCACGTCGACGCCGGTGTGCCCGGCGACGGTGTCGAGCAGCCAGCGGCGCAGCGCCGGGGTGTCGAACGTCGGGTTTCTCATCGCACCAAGGCCTTTCCGTAATCGCCGGCGAGGTAGCGGTCGCGGCAGGCGCTCCGCGCGATCTTGCCGCTGGAGGTCCGCGGGACCAGCCCCGCCGGGACGAGCACGACGTCACGCAGGGCGAGGCCGTGCGCGTCGGAGACCAGCCGCCGGATCGACACGGCGAGGGCGCGTTCGTCCTCCGTGGTCAGCGCGCTGTGACCGCGGTGCTCGGCGACGACCACCGCGGCTTCGGTGTCGGTGCCCTCGACGGCGAACGCGGCGACACTGCCGGGGCGGATGTCGCGGTCGGCCGAGGCGGCGGTCGCTTCGACGTCCTGCGGGTAGTGATTGCGGCCGTCGACGATGAGCAGATCCTTGATCCGTCCCGCGATGTAGACCTCGCCGTCGTGGCGGACGCCGAGGTCGCCGGTGCGCAGCCACGGACCCACCGGCAGATCCCCGTGGTCGCCGGTCAACCGGGCGCCGAAGGTTTCGGTGCTCTCCAACGGTTTCTGCCAGTAGCCGGTGCCGACGTTGGGGCCGTGGACCCAGATCTCGCCGACCGCGCCGTCTTCGAGCGCGACGCCGGTTTCCGGGTCGACCAGCGCGACGTGCTGCCCCACCGGGACACCGCAGGCGACGAGCCGGAGCCCGTCGTCCGCCTGCCGTGCCGTTCCCGCGCCCAGCGCGACGCGGTCGAACGTCGTGACCCGCGGGGGGACGCCGGGGCCGGTGGTGACGAAGACGGTCGCCTCGGCCAGCCCGTACGCGGGCCGCGTCTTGTCCGGGGTGTACCCGGATTCGGCGAAGGTGTCATGGAACCGGTCGAGCACTCCGGGGTTGATCGGCTCGGCGCCGTTGACGATCGCGGCGACGCGGTCGAGGCGGAGCTTGGCGCGGTCTTCCTCGCGCACCCGGCTCGCGGCGTAGTGGAACGCGAAGTTCGGAGCGGCGCTCCAGCTCGCGTTGTGGTCGCCGAGCAACTCCAGCCAGCGCACCGGGCGCTCGATGAAGGCCAGCGGGTCCATCAGCACCGACCGCATGCCCATGGCCAGCGGCGTGATCAGGCCGAGGACGAGACCCATGTCGTGGAACAGCGGCAGCCACGACACCGTGGTCCCGGCCGGGTCGATCCCGAGACCGTGCACCGCCTGGCTGACGTTGGCGAGCACGTTCTCGTGGGTCAGCACCACTCCCGCCGGACTGCGGGTGGAACCGGACGTGTACTGCAGGTACGCCACGTCGTCCGGCGCCGGGGCCGGGGCGGGCCACGCGCGGCCGGGTCCGGGGGTGGGCTTGTCGGCCGCGACGACGGCGACGTCTTCGCCGCCGGGAAGGCCCACCAGGAACTCGCGGACCGCGTCCACCGACGCGGACGTGGTGACCACCGCGGTTGGGGAGCAGTCGGTCAGCACCGCGGCGAGCCGTCCGGCGTGCCCGGGCAGCCCGGGGTCGAACAGCGGCACGGCGATCGCACCCGCGGTGATCGCGCCGAGGAAGGCGACGACGTAATCGGCGCTCTGCGGGCACAGCACCGCCACCCGGTCACCGGGCCCGACCGGCAAGGCCGCCGCGACGGCGTCGACGCGCTCTTGGAGCTGCTTCCAGCTCAACGTCTTCCGGCGTCCGGCGCGATCGGTCGCGAAGTCGGCGAAGGTCAGCGCGGGCCGGTCGCCGTCGGCGTCCGCCCAATGCCGGAGGCAGGCGGGGAGGGTGGGGGCGGCCGTGGCGGGCAGGTTTTCGGGGGCCAGGGACATGGCGTCTCCTCGGGGTTCGGCGGGGGTGGTGCGGGGATCAGCGGCCGAGCGGACCGGCGGCGTGCCGCCAGGCGTCGACGGCGAGGGCGTCGAGATCGAGGCCGGTCGTTCCGGCGTCACGAAGCACGACCAGTACGTCGTCGGCGGCGATGGCGACGGTGCGCAGACGCAGTCCCGGCAGCTCGGGGGGCTGTCCGGGTAGCGTCAGGAGTTGTTGGTAGGAAAGGGTTTTCGCTCCCGGAACGACGGGAGCGGGATGGACGGTGACGGTCGACACCGCGGTACCGGCCGCGTCGTCGACCGTCACCTTCGAGCACCGCCCGGCCTGACCGGCCCATGCCGTCAGATCGGGTGGGTTCGTCGTACGCGCGACCAGTTCGGAGACCTGGCCGCCGGGCACGGCGGACTGGAAGCCTTGGCCGGTGGCGCCGGCGCCGATCAGCCTGCCGTGAACGACGTCCTCGCATCCTCCGACGTCGACCCTGCCGCTCCGCCCGCGGTCCGAGGTGGACAGTGCCGACGCCACGTCGAAACCGTCACGCGCGGACGCGCCGGGGACGAGTTCCGGCGGCAGCAGGGCGGCCGGCGGCACATTGGGGGAAGGCTGAGCGGGTGCCGCCTGAATCGATTCTCCGGATGCGCCGGAAATGGTCGCCAAGGCGACGGCGGACAGGATGAGCGCGCGAATTCGGGCAGCCATGAATAGCCCTTTCGGAAGGGTCCTGATGGGGTCTGGTCCCTTCGGTGGGACACGGGGCGCCGGGTCGCGTGAGGGGACGCCGAACCCGGGCGGCACGACGAAGGCTACGACGGGAAATCGAATACCGGAAGGTGTCAAGAGAACGTAAATGTCCTTCGTGTACAGGGTGTGAGCTGCGGATTTCGGAATTTTCGCTGGTGTGCGAGCCGGTCTGGTACTCCCGTGCCACAGTTCTTCACTGTCCGTGAGCGACGGGTCACCCTGATGGGGGATGCGGAGGCATTTCTTGTTTCCCTGGCATTCATATTGTCCTCCCGGATTGTGGGCAGGACAATTGCCTGGAAGGGGTCCGTCCGCTTACCGTGTCGCCACCTTCGATTTCTTTCTCGGGTAATCGCCGTCACATTTTCGAATTCGATCGAACGACCGGGACAAAGGATTACGTATGCGCACTACTTCGAGGCGGCTGCGGGCCGTCGCGTCGCTGGCGGTCGCGGCGTGCTTGCTGCCGAGCGTCGCCGCGGCACCTGCGCGGGCCGAAAGCGGGATCCCGGACGCCCGTGCCGACGACGGCTCGCACGTCGTCGCCCAGACCACTGTGGACGGTGACCCGCGGATGCTGGATCTCACCGTGCGCTCGGTCGGGGTCGGGAGTTACGCGATGGTCCGGCTGATCCTGCCGTCGCGGTGGGAAGCCGAACCGGAGCGAAAGTGGCCGGCGGTGTATCTGCTCGCCGGGGAGACCCGCCTGCAGGACTACCGCGGCTGGACCGCCAATACCGACATCCGGAAACTCGCCGACGACGCCGGCGCGCTGGTGGTGATGCCGGGTTCCGGTTCCGCCGGGTTCTATTCCGACTGGTGGAATTACGGAAAGGACGTGGTGCTCAATCAGTGGGAGACGTTCACGGCGGTCGAGATCCCGCAGCTGATCGACCGTGGCTATCGCGGGGACGGACGACGGGTCGCGGCGGGGCTCTCGCTCGGCGGATACGGCGCGGTGGAACTCGCCGCCCGGCGGCCGGGAGTGTTCCGCTTCGCCGGGTCGTTCAGTGGCAATCTCAACCCCACCGGCCCGTACGGCGAGCTGCTGACCAGTGCGATCGTCGCCTCGGCCCGTCAGGATCCCGAAGCGCTCTGGGGCGACCGGCGGCGCGAGTCCTCTCGCTGGGACGCGCACGATCCGCTGGTGAACGCCGACCGCCTCCGCGGCACCGAGCTGTACCTGTCCACGGGCAACGGCCTGCCGGGGCCGTTCGACGGGAAGCTCCCGATCGACGTGCTGCCCGGCGCGATGCTGCTCGAATTCCTGTGCTCCGGCCAGACCACCGCGATGGCGGACCGGCTGAACCGGCTCGGCGTCCCGGTCATGACGGACTTCTACGGGCCGGGCACGCATCACTGGGCGTACTGGCAGGACCAGCTGCACAAGACCTGGCCGAGGATGCTGCGGTCGCTGTCCGCACCGGTGAAGGCGGGGGAGGCGTCGTGACCCGTCCGTCCTTTGTGGTCACCGGAGCGTCGAGCGGGATCGGCCGGGCGTGCGTGACCGAACTCGTCCGGCGGGGCGCCCACGTCTGGGCCAGCGTGCGCACCGACGCGGACGAAACGGAACTCGCCCGTGTTCACGGCGAGGCCGTCACCGTACTGCGGATGGATCTCCGCGATCCGGAGTCGATCGCGGCGTGTGGTGAGATGGTCGCGGCGGCGGGTCCGCTCCGTGGTCTGGTGAACAACGCGGGGATGGCCAGGCCGGGACCGCTGGAACACGTCCCGCTCGAAGACTTCCGGCAGCAGTTGGAGGTCAACGTCACCGGTCAGCTGGCCGTCACGCAGGCGATGCTGCCCGCGCTGCGCGCCGCGCCCGCCGCCAGGGTGGTGACGGTCGGGTCGATGGGCGGGCGGATCGCCGGGCCGATGGTCGGGCCGTATCACACGTCGAAGTTCGCCCTGGTCGGCTTGACCGACAGCCTGCGCGCCGAACTGGCCCCTTCCGGGATCGGCGTCGTCCTCGTCGAGCCCGGTGCCGTCGCCACGTCGATCTGGCCTCGTGCCCGCGCCGCCGCCGAAGAGGTGCGCGCCGCCCTGCCGGAAGCCGCGCGGGAGAGGTATGCGGCGCAACTGGACGAGGCCGAACGCAGTGCGGAGCGGTCCGCGCGGAACGGTGTGCCGCCCGAGCGCGCAGCACGGGTCGTCGTCCACGCGCTGACCGCCCGGCGGGTCGCGCCGCGGTATTTGGTCGGCAGGGACGCGCATGTCGCGGCGGTACTGGCGAAACTGCCGTTCCGCCTCCGCTACCGGTTGACGGCGGCGAAGCGATGAGCCGGCAGGTCGTGATCGTCGCTCCGGGTTCCCGCGGAGACGTCCAGCCGTGCATCGCCTTGGGGTGTGGTCTCGACGGTGATCGGGTGCGGGTGCTGGCGGCCGAGCGGTTCCGCACTTTGGTGACCGGGCACGGTCTGGATTTCGCGCCGCTCTCCGCCGACCCGAGCGAGATCCTCGGTTCGGACGGGGGACGCGAATGGACCGAGGGACGCACGCCCGCGGCCTTCCTGCGCGGGCTGCGCGGTGCCCTCGCGCCGGTGATGGAGCGTCTGCTCGCCGATGTCCGCGAGGGAGCGGCCGGGGCTGATCTCGTTCTCGCCCCGACGCTCGGATTTCTCGGCACGCATCTGGGTGCCTCGCTCGGTGTCCCTCACATCGAGCTGCACTACCAGCCCAGCGTGCCGACCCGGGCGTTCGCGCATCCGCTGGTGCCGTGGGCCGCCAAGGCCGGGCCATGCGGCAGGCGGTTGAGTTTCCACGCTGTCGACGCCGTCGCCTGGCAGGTGCTGAGGCCGGAGGTGGACCGGTGGCGCGAGCGGTCACTTGGCCTGCCCGCGGCAGGACTCCGCGGACCCCGGCGCTCGGAAACCCCGGTGCTGTGCGGTTTTTCCGACGCGGTCGTGCCGCGGCCGAAGGATTGGCCCGCGAGGGTGCACGTCACGGGGTACTGGTTTCTCGAGGCGCCCGCCGCTTGGCGGCCGGACGCACGCCTGCGGGATTTCCTCGCGTCCGGGCCGCCTCCGGTGTACGTCGGTTTCGGCAGCATGCGGCCGTCGGAGGCGGAGCGGATTTTCGCCGCGGTCCGCACGGCGTTGCGCCGCGCGGGGCTGCGCGGCCTGCTCGGTACCGATGCCGCCTCCGACGACGATGATCTGCTGACGATCGGCGACGTCCCGCACGCGTGGCTGTTCCCGCGCACCGCCGCGGTCGTGCACCACGGCGGCGCGGGCACGACCGCGGCCGCGTTGCGCGCGGGCGTGCCTTCGCTGATCTGCCCGGTGTTCTCCGATCAGCCGTACTGGGGCGACCGGGTGTTCCGGCTCGGCGCGGGGCCGCGACCGTTGCCGCTGCGGGATCTCACGGCGGACTCGTTGACCGCGCGGCTGCTTGAGCTGTCCGGCAACCTGCTGTTCCGGCGCGGTGCGCAGTACGTCGCCGGGCGGCTGCGGGAGGAGGACGGGGTGGCGCGGGCGCGGGACGTCCTGCGGGAAGTGACCTAGCGTTGCTCCGCGAGGTGGGTGACGAGGCGGCTGAAGCAGGACTGCCAGCCTTCGTTGTGGCTGTCGCGTTCCGCCACGGTCTCGAAGATCGCTTGGTGGAACGACATCTCGGTTTTCCCGTCGAGGTCGGAGAGGGTGACCGTGACGAGCGTGTCGTGCCCGCGGGAGCCTTCCGGCTCCTCCCAGGCGAAGCTGAAGACAAGCCGCTCCGGCGGGACGATCTCGTGGTAGACGCCCGACGCCCACAGGTCGGTCTCGCCGTCGCTCATACAGATGCGCCACTTGCCGCCCTCGGTGAGATTGACGGTGCAGGAAGTGGCAGTGAACCCGATTGGGCCCCACCACTGCGCGAGGTGGTCCGGGTCGGTCCAGACGCGGAAGACGAGCTCGCGGGGAGCGTCGAGGAGGCGGGTGATCGTCAGGTCGGTCATCGAAGTCTCTTCCGCAGGGGCAATCAACCAAGAGGTTAATCAACGTACTGGTTGAATTTTAGGGGTCATGTCAAGCGCTGAGGCGTAACTCGCGTGATCAGAGGCGTAACTCGCGTGCTTGAAGGCGTAACTCGCGTGGTGCCGTGTGTTACGCCTCCAAGCACGCGAGTTACGGCTGGAAGCACGCGAGTTACGGCTTGGCGCACGTCCGGAACTCGCCGCGAGTGTCGGTGCCGGTCCGTACGGTCGAGGTCATGACTCTGCGCTCGGCACTCTGGCTGCCGATTTTCGACGAACTGGCCGATCCGGCGATCATCGCGCGTCTCGCCGCCGAAGCCGAGGAAGCGGGCTGGCACGGCCTGTTCGTGTGGGACCACGTCCGGTGGAATGAGCCGGTGCGGGCGGTCGCCGATCCGTGGATCACCCTCGCCGCCGTCGCGTCCGCCACCGAGAACCTCGCCATCGGTCCGATGGTCACGCCGTTGGCCCGCCGCCGTCCGGTCAAGCTCGCCCGCGAGACGGCCACCCTCGACCAGCTGAGCAGGGGAAGGCTGATCCTCGGCGCGGGGCTCGGCAGCGATCGCTTCGGCGGGGAGTTCTCGAAGACCGGCGACGAAGTGGACGATCGCAAACGAGGCGAGATGCTCGACGAGTCGCTCGAGATCCTCACCGCCGCCTGGTCGGGGGAGCCCGTGCGGCACCACGGCGTGCACTACACGGTCGACGACGTCACCTTCCTGCCTCGGCCGGCGCGGCCGATCCCCGTGTGGCTGGCGGGCTTCCCCGGGAAGGCGAAGCCGATGCGCAGGGCCGCACGGTACGACGGGTTCTTCCCCGTGAACCTGCCGCACGCGGACGAGTTCGCCGAGGCGGTCGAGAAGATCACCGCGCTGCGCGAGGGTGACGGGAAGCCGTACGACTTCGCCATCGGCGTCCCCGCGGGCACGGATCTCGCGCCCTACGAACGGGCGGGCGCGACCTGGTGGATGGCCGAATTTCCGTGGGACGACCTGTCGGTCGACGCGGTGCGCGGCGTCTTGCGGGAGGGCCCGGCTTGACCCGCCCTTTAACAACTCTTTACCAAGTGCGATACTGGACCGGCGAGGGGAGTACTTCCCAAAGGTCTGCCCGGTCAATACGGACGCTCCGCTGGTGTCCCCGGGAGACCGCCCCGCAGGGGTGAAGGAGACCTCGAACTTCGAGTTCGAGGAGGCTTCATGCCCGAGTCCGTGGCAACCGTGGGATCGCCGGGGTTGTGGGCGATCAGCATCGCCGTCCTGCTCGCCCTGCTCGTCGCCGATTTCGTGGTGACCCGCCGTCCCCACGAGGTGTCGATGCGGGAGGCCGTCGGGTGGTCGGTCTTCTACCTCGCGCTCCCGGTCGTGTTCGGGCTCTGGCTGTGGCTCGAGTTCGGTGGCGGCCAGGCGCTCGAGTTCATGACGGGTTTCGTGGTCGAGAAGTCCCTGTCGGTCGACAACCTGTTCGTCTTCATGCTGCTGCTCGCCGCCTTCGCGGTCCCCGCGGCCGTGCAGCAACGCGTGCTGTTGTACGGCATCGTGGGCGCGCTGGTGCTTCGCGGCGTGTTCATCGCGGCCGGCGCGGCGATGTTGTCGGCGGGCACCTGGGCGTTCCTCGTGTTCGGCGTGATCCTGCTCGTCTCGGCGATCAAGATCCTGCGCGAGGCCATGTCCGGCGGCAAGGACGAGCTGGATCTTTCGCAGCTGCGGTCGGTCCGGTTGCTGCGACGGCTGATGCCGGTCACCGACGACTATCGCGGCACCCGGCTCACCGTGCGTGAACACGGGCGCCGCGCGCTCACCCCGCTGGCGGTCGTGGTCGTCGCGGTGTTCGCCACCGACGTGGTGTTCGCGGTCGATTCGG of the Amycolatopsis lurida genome contains:
- a CDS encoding type I polyketide synthase; its protein translation is MRNPTFDTPALRRWLLDTVAGHTGVDVARLEADRPLSDYGLSSRQAVGIAADLEELLGTPLPATLLWESPTIDHLARSLTGGTEPEPEQTGTDRRRTDPIAVVGLGCRWPGADGLDEFWDLLRSGRDAVRTAPPGRWDADAAPIVGGFLDDVAGFDADHFGITPREASTMDPQQRMLLEVAWAALEHAGIAPASLRGSRTGVFTGISTHDYGHLTMSRGGVDLWTATGAAGSIAANRLSYVYDLRGPSMAVDTACSSSLVAVHHAVRALRDGEADLALAGGVNLMLLPGPTAAFAAAGLLAGDGRCKTFAAEADGIARAEGCGVVVLKRLADAEYDGDRVLAVIRSTAVNSDGRSQGMAAPNPIAQQDMLRTAYHGARLDPSTVDYVEAHGTGTLLGDPIEARSLGAVLGKDRPADAPLLIGSVKTNIAHAEAAAGIAGLIKVVLAMTRDELPPQLHFTAPNPHIPFDDLRLKVVTEPTPWPRHSGRATAGVSAFGFGGTNAHVVLEQAPALEPVPDRADVRIGLLSARTRDRLTERATQLANWLDSTSSLSLADVTHTLSRRDNGGPHRAAVVAGDTAELAVLLRAVGSGADPLPAGAVTGTAGSADGPVFVFSGHGSQWPGMGQGLLRAEPAFAAQVDKLHDLFTEHTGRSLRALLTSTDPLSLPETQTAIFGIQVALAAQWEALGVRPSAVVGHSLGSAAAAVVSGVLTPDEAVHLVATRARLLGTLGPGGAMAAVELAPEELELYPDIELAVESAPGQLTVAGDATVLDLLVAELEAAGLTARRLPVEVAGHSARVDPVLPALREALVELGGRRPTVPWYDTVLADPRELPDFDAGYWAAHLRRPVRFRQAVAAAAADGHRVFLEVSPHPILRGSVARTLEAEGVQDALVTGTLRRGQDEVRTLGAAAAELYCAGTRITTADPGDGARLVDVPPMPWRHERHWYTTAEEPPSFAARTPDPEPVPTAGGDRLTEIVAAVMGLRPDRLDADVPLVELGLDSLMANRIKETVRREFGTEPDAVKVLRGATLADLSRDLAPRENEEPLPSRGRAWDAADRLVLRLWQEHTGIEATGTHVRLTETGTPDRLAELLAEGLSTELDTPVTAAELRRHDSLAAIADVARAILDTREERGPVHLLAPGEAGVAPLLLFHPGGSTCTVYRPLLDRLPTSVPCVGFERVPGVSIEDRVERLLPLVREQRRDRPYRLAGWSFGGALAYGVAARLAEEGEEVELVALIDTMLPLPEPDLDPRASSARRFLRFTGYVEGTYGREVRLGHEELAPLPEEQQIELTMQRVAEAGLLSPGVLRHQRQSFLDTLAAERGTPRRYDGRVVLYRATEQYAAGLAMEPRYSRTDLAAGWAELCPGLEIVPVEAHHLSVVDPPCVDVVARHLTGLL
- a CDS encoding fatty acyl-AMP ligase — its product is MSLAPENLPATAAPTLPACLRHWADADGDRPALTFADFATDRAGRRKTLSWKQLQERVDAVAAALPVGPGDRVAVLCPQSADYVVAFLGAITAGAIAVPLFDPGLPGHAGRLAAVLTDCSPTAVVTTSASVDAVREFLVGLPGGEDVAVVAADKPTPGPGRAWPAPAPAPDDVAYLQYTSGSTRSPAGVVLTHENVLANVSQAVHGLGIDPAGTTVSWLPLFHDMGLVLGLITPLAMGMRSVLMDPLAFIERPVRWLELLGDHNASWSAAPNFAFHYAASRVREEDRAKLRLDRVAAIVNGAEPINPGVLDRFHDTFAESGYTPDKTRPAYGLAEATVFVTTGPGVPPRVTTFDRVALGAGTARQADDGLRLVACGVPVGQHVALVDPETGVALEDGAVGEIWVHGPNVGTGYWQKPLESTETFGARLTGDHGDLPVGPWLRTGDLGVRHDGEVYIAGRIKDLLIVDGRNHYPQDVEATAASADRDIRPGSVAAFAVEGTDTEAAVVVAEHRGHSALTTEDERALAVSIRRLVSDAHGLALRDVVLVPAGLVPRTSSGKIARSACRDRYLAGDYGKALVR
- a CDS encoding alpha/beta hydrolase, whose translation is MRTTSRRLRAVASLAVAACLLPSVAAAPARAESGIPDARADDGSHVVAQTTVDGDPRMLDLTVRSVGVGSYAMVRLILPSRWEAEPERKWPAVYLLAGETRLQDYRGWTANTDIRKLADDAGALVVMPGSGSAGFYSDWWNYGKDVVLNQWETFTAVEIPQLIDRGYRGDGRRVAAGLSLGGYGAVELAARRPGVFRFAGSFSGNLNPTGPYGELLTSAIVASARQDPEALWGDRRRESSRWDAHDPLVNADRLRGTELYLSTGNGLPGPFDGKLPIDVLPGAMLLEFLCSGQTTAMADRLNRLGVPVMTDFYGPGTHHWAYWQDQLHKTWPRMLRSLSAPVKAGEAS
- a CDS encoding SDR family NAD(P)-dependent oxidoreductase, translating into MTRPSFVVTGASSGIGRACVTELVRRGAHVWASVRTDADETELARVHGEAVTVLRMDLRDPESIAACGEMVAAAGPLRGLVNNAGMARPGPLEHVPLEDFRQQLEVNVTGQLAVTQAMLPALRAAPAARVVTVGSMGGRIAGPMVGPYHTSKFALVGLTDSLRAELAPSGIGVVLVEPGAVATSIWPRARAAAEEVRAALPEAARERYAAQLDEAERSAERSARNGVPPERAARVVVHALTARRVAPRYLVGRDAHVAAVLAKLPFRLRYRLTAAKR
- a CDS encoding glycosyltransferase — protein: MSRQVVIVAPGSRGDVQPCIALGCGLDGDRVRVLAAERFRTLVTGHGLDFAPLSADPSEILGSDGGREWTEGRTPAAFLRGLRGALAPVMERLLADVREGAAGADLVLAPTLGFLGTHLGASLGVPHIELHYQPSVPTRAFAHPLVPWAAKAGPCGRRLSFHAVDAVAWQVLRPEVDRWRERSLGLPAAGLRGPRRSETPVLCGFSDAVVPRPKDWPARVHVTGYWFLEAPAAWRPDARLRDFLASGPPPVYVGFGSMRPSEAERIFAAVRTALRRAGLRGLLGTDAASDDDDLLTIGDVPHAWLFPRTAAVVHHGGAGTTAAALRAGVPSLICPVFSDQPYWGDRVFRLGAGPRPLPLRDLTADSLTARLLELSGNLLFRRGAQYVAGRLREEDGVARARDVLREVT
- a CDS encoding SRPBCC family protein, yielding MTDLTITRLLDAPRELVFRVWTDPDHLAQWWGPIGFTATSCTVNLTEGGKWRICMSDGETDLWASGVYHEIVPPERLVFSFAWEEPEGSRGHDTLVTVTLSDLDGKTEMSFHQAIFETVAERDSHNEGWQSCFSRLVTHLAEQR
- a CDS encoding LLM class flavin-dependent oxidoreductase — translated: MTLRSALWLPIFDELADPAIIARLAAEAEEAGWHGLFVWDHVRWNEPVRAVADPWITLAAVASATENLAIGPMVTPLARRRPVKLARETATLDQLSRGRLILGAGLGSDRFGGEFSKTGDEVDDRKRGEMLDESLEILTAAWSGEPVRHHGVHYTVDDVTFLPRPARPIPVWLAGFPGKAKPMRRAARYDGFFPVNLPHADEFAEAVEKITALREGDGKPYDFAIGVPAGTDLAPYERAGATWWMAEFPWDDLSVDAVRGVLREGPA
- a CDS encoding TerC/Alx family metal homeostasis membrane protein translates to MPESVATVGSPGLWAISIAVLLALLVADFVVTRRPHEVSMREAVGWSVFYLALPVVFGLWLWLEFGGGQALEFMTGFVVEKSLSVDNLFVFMLLLAAFAVPAAVQQRVLLYGIVGALVLRGVFIAAGAAMLSAGTWAFLVFGVILLVSAIKILREAMSGGKDELDLSQLRSVRLLRRLMPVTDDYRGTRLTVREHGRRALTPLAVVVVAVFATDVVFAVDSVPAVYGITEDPYLVFATNAFALMGLRALYFVLHSALAKLVHLNHGLAIILAFIGVKLVLHWAHGIWPSVPQVPTPASLGVIVAVLVTVSFTSLYARRREADRTPQE